The bacterium genome has a window encoding:
- a CDS encoding rhodanese-like domain-containing protein produces MKEIGANEALDQLQKDPETVYLDVRSVPEFQQGHPIRAINIPILHFLPGMGMMPNEDFPKVVEANLTKETKLVVGCKTGVRSARACEILAQLGYSDVSNIRGGFVGVMDNMGRVLEPGWSLLDYPLCGACTEDAQYDTLATKAKL; encoded by the coding sequence ATGAAGGAGATAGGGGCTAACGAAGCCCTCGATCAGTTGCAAAAGGATCCGGAAACTGTATACCTGGACGTCCGTTCTGTCCCGGAATTTCAACAAGGGCATCCGATCCGTGCGATCAATATTCCCATTTTGCATTTCTTGCCCGGCATGGGGATGATGCCCAATGAAGACTTCCCAAAGGTTGTAGAAGCCAACTTGACTAAGGAAACGAAGCTCGTTGTGGGCTGCAAAACGGGGGTTCGATCTGCAAGGGCCTGCGAAATTCTTGCGCAACTTGGCTACTCCGATGTATCGAATATCCGCGGAGGTTTTGTTGGTGTCATGGACAACATGGGCCGAGTATTGGAGCCCGGATGGAGTTTACTGGATTATCCCCTCTGCGGCGCATGCACTGAAGATGCGCAATACGATACACTGGCGACAAAAGCAAAACTTTAA